One part of the Immundisolibacter sp. genome encodes these proteins:
- a CDS encoding FAD-binding oxidoreductase: MSWQDQITALLPPGLAWQEPVDTLAYSRDSSIVIPGRPDLVVRPPDAPTVGRVLAAASRLGVPVYSRGAGSMYAGGVNPHAGGLVLDLSGLGRILDIDTVKGVVVLEPGVTFGALLAALEPFGQTIGIVPSTGAAATVGGAVSAHALGTGSPRFQSMGDQVAGLEVALADGSFMRTGSAAAHGAGFFQRYAIGPDLTGLFIGADGTLGVITKIALWLHPLPAHRETACLGFADYPSAAAFVGELQRKALLDNVWYGAGYDAAAVRGRLLGADPALDPASLPRFVLGLDYGGDADAVRRDRARIETLASHYGGRPQPRFDEVYFRDLRRDELYWYSYAGYFATSRCAMVMASFATETLPAFLDQAQAWREQHPQFTWASATVLCRRGLHGAVLTFYDEQRQWPDVRQVVAGCTGDLMAVGCVPYKSGKLWADQVSKLTEYHRTLTRIKAALDPAGVLAPGNLGLGGR, encoded by the coding sequence ATGAGCTGGCAGGACCAGATCACTGCCCTGCTGCCGCCAGGCCTGGCGTGGCAGGAGCCAGTCGACACGCTGGCCTATAGCCGCGACAGCTCCATCGTCATCCCCGGCCGGCCGGATTTGGTGGTGCGACCGCCGGATGCGCCCACCGTCGGACGCGTGCTGGCGGCCGCCAGCCGCCTGGGCGTGCCGGTGTACAGCCGCGGCGCCGGCTCCATGTACGCCGGCGGCGTCAACCCGCACGCCGGCGGGCTGGTGCTGGACCTGTCCGGCCTGGGGCGGATTCTGGACATCGACACCGTCAAGGGTGTGGTGGTGTTGGAACCGGGCGTCACCTTCGGCGCGCTGCTGGCGGCGCTGGAACCGTTCGGCCAGACCATCGGCATCGTGCCGTCCACCGGCGCCGCCGCCACCGTCGGCGGCGCGGTCAGCGCGCATGCGCTGGGCACCGGCTCGCCGCGCTTCCAGAGCATGGGCGATCAGGTAGCGGGCCTCGAGGTGGCGCTCGCCGATGGCAGCTTCATGCGCACCGGCAGCGCCGCCGCGCACGGCGCCGGGTTTTTTCAGCGCTATGCCATCGGACCCGATTTGACGGGTCTTTTCATTGGCGCCGACGGCACGCTGGGCGTCATCACCAAGATCGCCCTGTGGCTGCACCCGCTGCCGGCGCACCGCGAAACGGCGTGTCTGGGCTTTGCCGACTACCCGAGCGCGGCCGCTTTCGTGGGCGAACTGCAGCGCAAGGCGCTGCTGGATAACGTCTGGTACGGCGCCGGCTACGATGCGGCAGCGGTGCGTGGACGCTTGTTGGGCGCCGATCCGGCACTCGATCCGGCCTCATTGCCGCGTTTCGTGCTGGGCCTGGACTACGGCGGTGATGCCGACGCCGTCCGGCGCGACCGCGCACGCATCGAAACGCTGGCCAGCCACTACGGCGGCCGGCCGCAACCGCGCTTCGACGAGGTGTACTTTCGCGATCTGCGCCGGGACGAGCTGTACTGGTACTCCTACGCCGGCTACTTCGCCACGTCGCGCTGCGCGATGGTCATGGCATCGTTCGCGACGGAAACCCTGCCGGCCTTCCTGGATCAGGCGCAGGCCTGGCGCGAGCAACACCCGCAGTTCACCTGGGCCAGCGCCACCGTGCTGTGCCGGCGCGGCCTGCATGGCGCAGTGCTGACCTTTTACGACGAGCAGCGCCAGTGGCCGGACGTGCGGCAGGTGGTGGCCGGCTGCACCGGTGACCTGATGGCGGTCGGCTGCGTGCCTTACAAGAGCGGCAAGCTGTGGGCCGATCAGGTCAGCAAGCTGACCGAATACCACCGCACGCTCACGCGCATCAAGGCCGCGCTCGACCCGGCCGGCGTGCTGGCCCCCGGCAATCTGGGGCTGGGCGGCCGATAG
- a CDS encoding (Fe-S)-binding protein, which translates to MTTADTAFARLRRYERALYHCATCNYCVSAVWPQRDIDGVCATLRSHSPAASYSGKGYLATARALLEGEALDLHAVAERAYACTTCGNCEAVCPIDMPPTAVVKALRAELAERGLAPPAAQQLRDDVLARQNPWGAPAAQGADWCLGLAPHPQPTLWLLPGCAASHRHPAEARAAAQLLSVIGFDVGWPQRETCCGAPLAALGFVHEADHQGEALAAGVPAGPVLAMLGGECLAQLRARDRPAESVLQLLHAALHDGRLAVAPRADAPPPVVVAVQDSCHLSKPHHGLGDVDAPRLLREVLAVLGCQITQPAAAPWFAICCGAAGGMAQLQPASAQRMAGACIASADHLGAEALISANPLCAGHLAGSAGARLPVYGICEFIAAHFAVAGPDA; encoded by the coding sequence ATGACCACCGCCGATACCGCATTCGCTCGCCTGCGGCGCTACGAGCGGGCGCTGTATCACTGCGCCACCTGCAATTACTGTGTATCGGCCGTGTGGCCGCAGCGTGACATCGACGGCGTATGCGCCACCCTGCGCAGCCACTCGCCAGCCGCGTCCTATTCCGGCAAGGGCTATCTGGCCACCGCCCGCGCGCTGCTGGAAGGCGAAGCGCTGGACTTGCACGCAGTTGCCGAACGCGCCTACGCCTGCACCACCTGCGGCAACTGCGAGGCCGTGTGCCCGATCGACATGCCACCGACGGCGGTGGTCAAGGCATTGCGGGCGGAATTGGCCGAGCGCGGCCTTGCCCCGCCTGCCGCGCAGCAGCTGCGCGATGACGTGCTGGCGCGGCAAAACCCCTGGGGCGCACCGGCCGCCCAGGGCGCCGACTGGTGCCTTGGCCTTGCACCACATCCGCAGCCGACGCTGTGGCTGTTGCCCGGCTGCGCGGCCAGTCATCGCCATCCGGCCGAGGCGCGCGCGGCGGCGCAGCTGCTGTCGGTGATCGGCTTCGACGTCGGCTGGCCGCAACGGGAAACCTGCTGTGGCGCGCCACTGGCGGCGCTCGGCTTTGTGCACGAGGCGGATCACCAGGGCGAAGCACTGGCCGCCGGCGTGCCGGCTGGGCCGGTGCTGGCCATGCTGGGCGGCGAATGCCTCGCGCAGCTGCGCGCCCGTGACCGCCCGGCCGAGTCCGTGCTGCAACTGCTGCACGCGGCCCTGCACGATGGCCGCCTGGCAGTCGCGCCACGCGCTGACGCACCGCCACCCGTCGTGGTCGCGGTTCAGGACAGCTGCCACCTGTCCAAACCCCACCACGGCCTGGGCGATGTGGACGCCCCGCGCCTGCTGCGGGAGGTGTTGGCCGTGCTCGGCTGCCAGATCACGCAGCCGGCCGCGGCGCCCTGGTTTGCCATCTGCTGCGGCGCCGCCGGTGGTATGGCGCAACTACAGCCGGCGTCGGCCCAGCGCATGGCCGGCGCATGCATCGCCAGCGCCGACCACTTGGGCGCCGAAGCACTCATCAGCGCCAATCCCTTGTGCGCCGGACACCTGGCCGGCAGTGCCGGCGCGCGGCTGCCGGTGTACGGCATCTGCGAGTTCATCGCCGCCCACTTCGCCGTCGCCGGGCCCGACGCATGA
- a CDS encoding UDP-glucose/GDP-mannose dehydrogenase family protein: MNVVMIGTGYVGLVSGACFADFGADVVCVDIDPGKIERLRRGEIPIYEPGLDELVARNADAGRLSFTTDLASAVREADLVFIAVGTPSRHGDGHADLSYVYAAARQVAEHLTGYTVIVDKSTVPVGTARQVGRIVREVNPQADFDVASNPEFLREGAAIGDFMRPDRVVLGVESPRAEALLRELYRPLNLIETPIVVTGLETAELIKYAANAFLATKISFINELAQLCEHSGADVHDVARGIGLDGRIGRKFLHPGPGYGGSCFPKDTLALIRIAQEAGAPLRIVEAVVEVNAAQKARMVLKIRQALGGSEAGKTIAVLGLTFKPNTDDMREAPALAILPPLLDRGAHIRAHDPKGMAEARSLLPAAVEYCDDPYSTLDGADALVLLTEWNEYRGLDLDEVQARMTGRVVVDLRNVYDPAHMTARGFDYHCIGRVDHAA, encoded by the coding sequence ATGAATGTAGTGATGATTGGAACCGGCTACGTGGGCCTCGTATCGGGCGCGTGTTTTGCGGACTTCGGCGCCGACGTGGTGTGTGTCGATATCGATCCGGGCAAGATCGAGCGCCTGCGGCGGGGCGAGATTCCGATCTACGAACCGGGCCTGGACGAGCTGGTGGCCCGCAACGCCGACGCCGGGCGGCTGAGCTTCACCACCGACCTGGCGTCCGCGGTGCGCGAGGCCGATCTGGTGTTCATCGCCGTCGGGACGCCGAGCCGCCACGGCGACGGCCACGCGGACCTCAGCTACGTCTACGCCGCCGCACGCCAGGTGGCCGAGCATTTGACCGGCTACACGGTGATCGTGGACAAGTCCACGGTGCCGGTGGGCACTGCCCGTCAGGTCGGGCGCATCGTGCGCGAGGTCAACCCGCAGGCCGACTTCGACGTCGCCTCGAACCCGGAATTCCTGCGCGAGGGCGCCGCCATCGGCGACTTCATGCGCCCGGATCGGGTCGTGCTGGGCGTGGAGAGCCCGCGCGCCGAGGCGCTGCTGCGCGAGCTGTACCGGCCGCTGAACCTGATCGAGACGCCGATCGTGGTGACCGGTCTTGAGACTGCCGAACTGATCAAGTACGCCGCCAATGCGTTCCTGGCCACCAAGATCAGCTTCATCAACGAGCTGGCGCAGCTGTGCGAGCACTCCGGCGCGGACGTGCACGACGTGGCGCGCGGCATTGGCCTGGACGGTCGCATCGGGCGCAAGTTCCTGCATCCGGGGCCGGGGTATGGCGGCTCGTGCTTTCCCAAGGACACGCTGGCGCTGATCCGCATTGCGCAGGAAGCCGGCGCGCCGCTGCGCATCGTCGAGGCGGTGGTCGAGGTCAACGCCGCCCAGAAGGCGCGCATGGTGCTCAAGATTCGCCAGGCGCTGGGTGGCAGCGAGGCCGGCAAGACCATCGCCGTGCTCGGCCTGACCTTCAAGCCGAACACCGACGACATGCGCGAGGCGCCGGCGCTGGCCATCCTGCCGCCGTTGCTGGATCGCGGTGCCCACATCCGCGCCCACGATCCGAAGGGCATGGCCGAAGCGCGCAGCCTGCTGCCGGCGGCGGTCGAGTACTGCGATGATCCCTACAGCACCCTGGACGGTGCCGACGCGCTGGTGCTGCTGACCGAGTGGAACGAATACCGCGGCCTGGACCTGGACGAGGTCCAGGCGCGCATGACCGGGCGCGTGGTGGTGGATTTGCGCAATGTCTACGATCCGGCCCACATGACGGCGCGTGGCTTCGACTACCACTGCATCGGGCGGGTCGATCACGCCGCCTGA
- the argE gene encoding acetylornithine deacetylase translates to MPMPPKLLDLIAQLVATPSVSSFEADLNHGNRAVIDLLAGWLEDLGFHIEIQDLHTDPAKANLIATLGQGDDGLILAGHTDTVPCDPALWQRDPFTLREADERLYGLGTADMKAFLALAIEAVRDLRAGDLKRPLVLLATADEESGMLGARSLAAAGRRLGLHCIIGEPTGLKPIRQHKGIFDERIRLVGRAGHSSDPALGNSALEGMHAVIGTLLAWRDELQARHHDPAFSVPVPTLNLGHIHGGDNPNRICGECELTLDFRPLPGMTIPDLRAELRARVQAVAESRGLAVEFEAIFDGLPPLATAADAHIVRLAEQLSGAVAGAAAFGTEGPYYDALGSETVILGPGDIAQAHQPDEYLALDRLAPTVRMLRRAIARLCT, encoded by the coding sequence ATGCCCATGCCGCCGAAGCTGCTGGACCTGATCGCCCAGCTGGTGGCCACGCCATCGGTCAGCAGCTTCGAGGCCGACCTGAACCACGGCAACCGGGCGGTCATCGACCTGCTCGCCGGCTGGCTCGAGGATCTCGGCTTTCACATCGAAATCCAGGACCTGCACACCGACCCGGCCAAGGCCAACCTGATCGCGACGCTGGGCCAGGGCGACGACGGCCTGATCCTGGCCGGGCACACCGACACCGTGCCCTGCGATCCGGCGCTGTGGCAGCGCGACCCCTTCACCCTGCGCGAAGCCGACGAGCGCCTGTACGGCCTCGGCACCGCCGACATGAAGGCGTTTCTGGCACTTGCCATCGAAGCCGTGCGCGATCTGCGCGCCGGCGATCTCAAGCGTCCCCTGGTGCTGCTGGCCACCGCCGACGAAGAGAGCGGCATGCTGGGCGCGCGCAGCCTCGCCGCCGCCGGGCGGCGCCTGGGTCTGCACTGCATCATCGGCGAACCGACGGGTCTTAAACCCATTCGCCAGCACAAGGGCATCTTCGACGAGCGCATCCGCCTGGTCGGCCGCGCCGGCCACAGCAGCGATCCGGCGCTGGGCAACAGCGCACTCGAAGGCATGCACGCGGTGATCGGCACCCTGCTCGCCTGGCGCGACGAACTGCAAGCCCGCCATCACGATCCGGCCTTCAGCGTGCCGGTGCCCACCCTGAACCTCGGCCACATCCACGGCGGCGACAACCCGAATCGCATCTGCGGCGAGTGCGAGCTGACGCTGGATTTTCGCCCGCTGCCGGGCATGACCATCCCCGACCTGCGCGCTGAACTGCGGGCGCGGGTGCAGGCCGTGGCCGAGTCGCGCGGGCTTGCAGTGGAATTCGAGGCCATCTTCGACGGCCTGCCGCCGCTGGCCACGGCGGCCGACGCGCACATCGTGCGCCTTGCGGAGCAACTGAGCGGTGCCGTTGCCGGCGCCGCGGCCTTCGGCACCGAAGGCCCGTACTACGACGCGCTCGGTAGCGAGACGGTCATCCTGGGTCCCGGCGACATCGCCCAGGCGCACCAGCCGGACGAATACCTGGCGCTGGACCGGCTGGCTCCGACGGTCCGCATGCTGCGGCGGGCAATCGCCCGCCTGTGCACTTGA
- a CDS encoding CoA transferase, producing MDKAEFFANARPDTQGPLTGLRVLEATNYASGPVCGMILSDLGAESIKCELPGSGDPNRFVPPFIKGQRDGESSVVYNSLNRGKRCVTLDFRKPEGQELFRRLAARADILIENFSPGTMDAWGLGYQAIRAVKPDIIYTSISGFGQYGPLSHKRGFDPVGQAMGGLMSVTGEPDGRPLRAGTVIADDMAGWQAAIGTLAALHHRERTGEGQWVDACLTDSQLYATSYGIMAAAECDTIWQRSGNAIGGGAPMNTYKTSDGHWLCLFAPFDKQWQALCGVMGQPELASDPRCADWNARVANAEFIDLEVAAWVATQTADQAEATLEAADLVAARVMDFGDIVEFPHYHARDMIVKAEHAVHGPITHYGVATKHSRTPGGVRRAAPLLGEHNGEVLGVELGLTEAELAQLKANKII from the coding sequence CAACGCCCGCCCCGACACCCAGGGCCCGCTGACCGGCCTGCGGGTGCTCGAGGCCACCAACTACGCCTCCGGTCCGGTGTGCGGCATGATCCTGTCGGACCTCGGTGCCGAATCCATCAAGTGCGAACTACCCGGCAGCGGTGATCCGAACCGCTTCGTGCCGCCCTTCATCAAGGGCCAGCGCGACGGCGAATCGTCCGTGGTCTACAACAGCCTGAACCGCGGCAAGCGCTGCGTGACGCTGGATTTTCGAAAACCCGAAGGCCAGGAACTGTTCCGCCGCCTGGCGGCCCGGGCCGACATCCTGATCGAGAACTTCTCGCCCGGCACCATGGACGCCTGGGGGCTGGGCTACCAGGCCATCCGCGCCGTGAAGCCGGACATCATCTACACCTCGATCTCCGGCTTTGGCCAGTACGGCCCGCTGTCGCACAAGCGCGGCTTCGACCCGGTCGGGCAGGCCATGGGCGGCCTGATGAGCGTGACCGGCGAGCCCGACGGCCGGCCGTTGCGCGCCGGCACCGTGATCGCCGACGACATGGCCGGCTGGCAGGCGGCCATCGGCACGCTGGCAGCGCTGCATCATCGCGAGCGCACCGGCGAGGGCCAGTGGGTCGACGCCTGCCTGACCGACTCGCAGCTGTATGCCACCTCCTACGGCATCATGGCGGCGGCCGAATGCGACACCATCTGGCAGCGCTCGGGCAACGCCATCGGCGGTGGCGCGCCCATGAACACGTACAAGACCTCGGACGGCCACTGGCTGTGTCTGTTCGCGCCGTTCGACAAGCAATGGCAGGCGCTGTGCGGCGTCATGGGCCAGCCGGAACTGGCCAGCGACCCGCGCTGCGCGGACTGGAACGCCCGCGTCGCCAATGCCGAGTTCATCGATCTTGAAGTCGCCGCCTGGGTGGCCACGCAGACCGCCGACCAGGCCGAGGCCACGCTGGAGGCCGCCGATCTGGTCGCCGCGCGGGTCATGGACTTCGGCGACATCGTCGAGTTCCCCCACTACCACGCCCGCGACATGATCGTGAAAGCCGAGCACGCCGTGCACGGCCCCATCACCCACTACGGCGTCGCCACCAAGCACTCGCGCACGCCCGGCGGCGTGCGTCGGGCAGCGCCGCTGCTGGGCGAGCACAACGGCGAAGTACTCGGTGTCGAACTGGGCCTGACCGAGGCGGAATTGGCCCAGCTGAAGGCCAACAAGATCATCTGA